ATCCCCCCTTACTGCCCAGGGGAAAATAATTGGTAGGGATGAAATGGAACCCGTGACATTCTTTACCAAAAACAAAGGCGCTACCAAGCTGCGCTACATCCTTTTCAATTAGTCTACAGTGTCATTGTAGAGAACCCTTTCCCTGTTTTCCAGATCGTTTTTTTCTTTATTTATATAAATAAAAAGACTCCCGCTGCTCCTATCAACGCTTACTTATGAGCAAAAGGTATGAAGTCGCTAAAGCGAAGCTTTTGGGGAAGCTAAAAAAGAAATGTGAGCGCCCAGCGCGAAATTTGAGTTCTCAATAAGAAGCGTCACACCTTGTATAGGTGTGGGGCCTTTTATTGCTCGTCTTTCGTTTTTCAAAAAGTTGACTTGCTTACTTGATAGAGTAAGGGGACGGGGCTTGAAAAGCGAGCCTAGAGTAGCAGCCTATTACTTCAGGCCCCTTTTTTTTCTATTAGTAAAGCGCTAGCGCCCCTATAGAGAGAGTAAGGCTATTCTGCTATCAATGAACCCAAACCGAAAGAAAAAAGAAGAAGTTTTTATAGATCGAGACTTGTAGCTTGATTCCTTTCTCATTTCATATTGGGTTGGGAAGAATCGCAGGAAATCGTTCGATAACACTTCTTCTTTTTTTTTTAATGATATCCGACGATCAAGAAAATTCCCGTGAAACTCGTTCATTTCATAGAAGTCTTCTTACGAAGCAAATAGCATTTCCTATTGATTTGTCCCCTGGACTGGACTTATTATGATTCCGAATTATCCTTCGTTACCGTTACGTTGTTCCCAAGGACTCGCAAAATCGAAATAGCGAAATTCTTGGGTCATCTCAATGGGCTCGGAAACCACACGTTTCTCTGGATCATCATAGCGTACTTCTACATATCCACTCAGAGGAAAGTCTTTTCGTAATGGATGACCCTCGAACCCGTAATCTGTTAATATACGGCGTAGATCCGGATGATTGATGGAAGAAACACCAAACATATCCCAAACTTCTCGCTCCCACCGGCCGGCTGATGGAAATAGACTGACTACCGGAGATATTCGTGTTACTTCGTCTGCACTGGTTTGTACGCGAATGCGCGAATTATACCGAGTACTCAGTAAATTATAGACCACTTCAAATCTTCGTTTTCGAGAAGGATAATCAACTCCGCAAAGATCGATCAAAACTTGAAACCGTGTATAGGTATGCAATTTAAGAAAGCACAACAATTGAAATGGGTAGTCCGTATTGGTATCAGATCTATTCCCATGTTCTGATTTTTCTATTTTTTTTACCCATTTCTTGGGTAAAGTCTCCCAACTATATTTGAAAATGAATTGGTTATCCATAAAGAGAAAGAAAGCTTTCTTGTAGTTCCGCTTCTTGCTCCAAAATGAGGAAAGACTTGTCGGAAATCACCGGTTGGGTTGGTCCGACCAAGAAAGGCATGGGAGTCTTTGGGCATAAGAATTGCTTGGGTCGAGTCTTCTATGGCTACAACGGATGTAATAGCTAAAGCGAAGCTTAAGGTCCAAGAAAACTATAGCGCGTTAGCGCAACTTCGCCCTTGCTTGTTTTCAAGCTTAAGCGAAGCTTTTGGTTGTAATAGCTAAAGCTATGCTTTTGG
The nucleotide sequence above comes from Spinacia oleracea mitochondrion, complete genome. Encoded proteins:
- the nad9 gene encoding NADH dehydrogenase subunit 9, encoding MDNQFIFKYSWETLPKKWVKKIEKSEHGNRSDTNTDYPFQLLCFLKLHTYTRFQVLIDLCGVDYPSRKRRFEVVYNLLSTRYNSRIRVQTSADEVTRISPVVSLFPSAGRWEREVWDMFGVSSINHPDLRRILTDYGFEGHPLRKDFPLSGYVEVRYDDPEKRVVSEPIEMTQEFRYFDFASPWEQRNGNEG